In Sandaracinaceae bacterium, the following are encoded in one genomic region:
- a CDS encoding glycosyltransferase, protein MSSGDDPNLPMPRVSIVIPVYNEEAILHAAVVDLIDRLEPLGFPYELVLAENGSRDATVRIAEELSERFAAVRTFSFGQPNYGGALKRGILEARGEFVICDEIDLCDTDFYERAMALLETNEADFVVGSKVMPGASDERPFLRRLGTQVINGMLRLSLGFKGTDTHGLKAFRRTAVVDVARSCLVDKDLFASELVIRAERGGVRVVEIPIRVLEKRQPSIHLFRRVPNVLKNLTKLFVAIRIKG, encoded by the coding sequence ATGTCGAGCGGCGACGATCCGAACCTCCCCATGCCGCGCGTCTCGATCGTCATCCCGGTCTACAACGAGGAGGCGATCCTGCACGCGGCGGTGGTCGACCTGATCGATCGCCTCGAGCCCCTGGGTTTCCCCTACGAGCTCGTGCTGGCCGAGAACGGCTCTCGGGACGCGACGGTGCGCATCGCGGAGGAGCTCTCGGAGCGCTTCGCGGCCGTCCGCACCTTCAGCTTCGGCCAGCCGAACTACGGCGGCGCCCTGAAGCGCGGCATCCTGGAGGCGCGCGGCGAGTTCGTCATCTGCGACGAGATCGATCTGTGCGACACCGACTTCTACGAGCGCGCGATGGCGCTGCTCGAGACCAACGAGGCCGACTTCGTGGTCGGCAGCAAGGTCATGCCCGGCGCGAGCGACGAGCGCCCGTTCCTCCGCCGGCTCGGGACCCAGGTCATCAACGGGATGTTGCGCCTCTCGCTCGGCTTCAAGGGCACCGACACCCACGGGCTCAAGGCCTTCCGCCGCACGGCGGTGGTCGACGTCGCGCGCTCGTGCCTCGTCGACAAGGACCTCTTCGCGAGCGAGCTCGTCATCCGCGCCGAGCGCGGGGGCGTACGGGTGGTGGAGATCCCCATCCGGGTGCTCGAGAAGCGTCAGCCTTCCATCCACCTCTTCCGCCGCGTGCCGAAC
- a CDS encoding ferrochelatase: MSFDAILVFSFGGPEGPDDVLPFLENVVRGRPVPRERLEAVAEHYLHMGGKSPINDRTRELIAALEHELDAHGPRLPVYWGNRFWHPMLEDTLRQMKADGVKRAVAFVTSAFSSWSGCRAYREDIAKAREAIGDGAPEVVKIRPFFNHPGYVETCVERLREGLAQLPAEKRADAHVLFSAHSIPRGMADGCDYEAQLEELARLVAEEVGVTRWQRIYQSRSGPPQVPWLEPDVLDALDALAEREPGAAVVIAPFGFVADHMEVVWDLDHEAKERAEALGLTFARAPAANDHPRFVAMARALIAEYVEGWDERPAVGALPARPTQCAPGCCPQGASRPRPLTGKRP; this comes from the coding sequence ATGAGCTTCGACGCCATCCTCGTCTTCTCGTTCGGAGGCCCCGAGGGCCCCGACGACGTGTTGCCCTTCCTGGAGAACGTGGTGCGCGGCCGGCCCGTGCCCCGCGAGCGCCTGGAGGCGGTGGCCGAGCACTACCTCCACATGGGCGGCAAGAGCCCCATCAACGACCGCACGCGCGAGCTGATCGCCGCGCTGGAGCACGAGCTCGACGCGCACGGGCCGAGGCTCCCCGTGTACTGGGGCAACCGCTTCTGGCACCCGATGCTCGAGGACACCTTGCGCCAGATGAAGGCGGACGGGGTGAAGCGCGCGGTGGCCTTCGTCACGAGCGCGTTCTCGAGCTGGTCGGGGTGTCGGGCGTACCGCGAGGACATCGCGAAGGCTCGGGAGGCGATCGGCGACGGCGCGCCCGAGGTCGTCAAGATCCGACCCTTCTTCAACCACCCGGGGTACGTGGAGACCTGTGTGGAGCGCCTGCGGGAGGGGCTCGCGCAGCTGCCCGCCGAGAAGCGCGCGGACGCTCACGTGCTCTTCAGCGCCCACTCGATCCCGCGGGGGATGGCCGACGGATGCGACTACGAAGCCCAGCTCGAGGAGCTGGCGCGGCTCGTCGCCGAGGAGGTCGGGGTGACGCGCTGGCAGCGGATCTACCAGAGCCGCTCGGGGCCTCCGCAGGTGCCGTGGCTCGAGCCCGACGTGCTCGACGCGCTCGACGCGCTCGCGGAGAGGGAGCCCGGGGCAGCGGTGGTGATCGCGCCCTTCGGCTTCGTGGCCGACCACATGGAGGTCGTCTGGGACCTCGACCACGAGGCGAAGGAGCGCGCCGAGGCGCTCGGGCTGACGTTCGCGCGGGCCCCCGCGGCGAACGATCACCCTCGTTTCGTGGCCATGGCGCGCGCGCTGATCGCCGAGTACGTCGAGGGCTGGGACGAGCGACCGGCGGTCGGAGCGCTCCCGGCGCGGCCCACGCAGTGCGCGCCCGGCTGCTGTCCACAGGGCGCCTCGCGCCCCCGTCCCTTGACGGGGAAGAGGCCGTGA
- a CDS encoding class I mannose-6-phosphate isomerase, translating to MGHQKSDEPILLEEQNFTPPSRTPWGGERIRALKGMPPGQVVGESWEVSVEPSFPSVGLDGRTLAERLDAAALGEEAARGGTALLVKLLDTADALSVQIHPRDDAPGLAPDESGKPESWYVVAREPGAGLYLGLAEGADEARVRAALDGGADLSSLLGFVPVEPGDFFVIEAGTPHCIGRGVLLVEPQRVAPGRRGVTYRYWDWNRRYDEGGRRDPGGEPRALHREEALAVTRWDLPRGEALLERVRVRAGAPCAEARVEALCGPSDAPLRSEALAVARLSGTGEVTLPDWNLLTGLTVLDGVVTLGDQRVPRGRSAALPASWRPRLAQLEGAHAIVAATPHRA from the coding sequence ATGGGTCACCAAAAAAGCGACGAGCCGATCCTCCTCGAGGAGCAGAACTTCACCCCGCCGTCTCGGACCCCGTGGGGTGGGGAGCGGATCCGCGCCCTCAAGGGCATGCCGCCGGGTCAGGTCGTCGGCGAGTCCTGGGAGGTCTCGGTGGAGCCCAGCTTCCCCAGCGTGGGGCTGGACGGTCGGACCCTGGCCGAGCGACTCGACGCGGCCGCGCTCGGGGAGGAGGCGGCGCGCGGCGGGACGGCGCTGCTCGTGAAGCTGCTCGACACCGCCGACGCGCTGTCGGTGCAGATTCACCCGCGCGACGACGCCCCGGGCCTGGCGCCCGACGAGTCGGGCAAGCCGGAGAGCTGGTACGTGGTGGCGCGGGAGCCGGGGGCCGGGCTCTACCTCGGGCTGGCCGAGGGCGCCGACGAGGCGCGCGTCCGGGCCGCGCTCGACGGAGGCGCGGACCTCTCCTCCCTGCTCGGGTTCGTGCCCGTGGAGCCCGGCGACTTCTTCGTCATCGAGGCCGGCACGCCTCACTGCATCGGCCGCGGCGTGCTGCTCGTCGAGCCGCAGCGCGTGGCCCCCGGGCGACGCGGCGTCACCTACCGCTACTGGGACTGGAACCGTCGGTACGACGAAGGAGGGCGGCGCGATCCCGGCGGGGAGCCGCGCGCGCTGCATCGGGAGGAGGCGCTGGCCGTGACGCGCTGGGATCTGCCCCGCGGCGAGGCGCTGCTGGAGCGCGTGCGGGTGCGGGCCGGCGCGCCGTGCGCGGAGGCGCGCGTGGAGGCCCTCTGCGGACCGAGCGACGCGCCGCTCCGGTCGGAGGCGCTGGCGGTGGCGCGGCTGTCGGGCACGGGCGAGGTGACCCTGCCGGACTGGAACCTGCTGACGGGCCTGACCGTGCTCGACGGGGTGGTGACCCTCGGCGACCAGCGCGTGCCGAGGGGCCGGAGCGCCGCCCTCCCCGCCTCCTGGCGTCCGCGGCTGGCGCAGCTCGAGGGAGCGCACGCGATCGTCGCCGCCACCCCGCACCGAGCCTAG
- a CDS encoding (deoxy)nucleoside triphosphate pyrophosphohydrolase, which produces MTEERKTIRVVGAVVEEDGRYLITQRRPNAVLPLLWEFPGGRVEDGESDVEALTREIVERLGVQVDVQQPWICFRTHPYEHYTVDLYLYECTLKSDALEPRAVNDFRWVTSEEFDQFPFTPVDEASMSKLLGEES; this is translated from the coding sequence GTGACCGAGGAGCGGAAGACCATTCGAGTGGTGGGTGCGGTCGTCGAAGAGGACGGCCGCTACCTGATCACGCAGCGGCGCCCCAACGCCGTGCTGCCCCTGCTCTGGGAATTCCCCGGCGGTAGGGTCGAGGACGGGGAGAGCGACGTCGAAGCGCTCACCCGCGAGATCGTCGAGCGCCTCGGCGTCCAGGTGGACGTGCAGCAGCCATGGATCTGCTTCCGCACGCACCCCTACGAGCACTACACGGTCGACCTCTACCTCTACGAGTGCACCCTGAAGTCGGACGCGCTCGAGCCTCGCGCGGTGAACGACTTCCGCTGGGTGACGAGCGAGGAGTTCGACCAGTTCCCGTTCACGCCGGTCGACGAGGCGTCGATGAGCAAGCTGCTCGGAGAAGAGTCTTGA
- a CDS encoding DUF4920 domain-containing protein encodes MSLARLSLGCAALLFVGCQTTPEPSARLEPAADGPSMADEPAADAPAADEHPDGAGSANHFGAALDESMPTTALADILAEPTRFEGQVVKTEGEVARVCQRMGCWMELRQDAESPGVRVPMAGHSFFLPRDCAGRRATMQGRVALRELSPEARAHLESEGAVATASALSIEASGVVLD; translated from the coding sequence TTGAGCCTCGCGCGCCTCTCGCTCGGATGCGCAGCGCTCCTCTTCGTCGGTTGCCAGACCACGCCCGAGCCGAGCGCCCGACTGGAGCCAGCGGCCGACGGCCCCTCGATGGCGGATGAGCCTGCCGCCGACGCGCCTGCCGCCGATGAGCACCCGGACGGCGCGGGATCCGCCAACCACTTCGGCGCCGCGCTCGACGAGAGCATGCCCACCACCGCGCTCGCGGACATCCTCGCCGAGCCCACCCGCTTCGAGGGCCAGGTCGTCAAGACCGAGGGGGAGGTCGCCCGCGTCTGTCAGCGCATGGGCTGCTGGATGGAGCTTCGCCAGGACGCCGAGAGCCCCGGGGTGCGCGTGCCGATGGCCGGTCACTCCTTCTTCCTGCCTCGCGACTGCGCGGGCCGCCGCGCAACCATGCAAGGCCGCGTGGCCCTCCGCGAGCTGTCGCCCGAGGCGCGCGCGCACCTCGAGTCCGAGGGAGCCGTCGCCACCGCGTCGGCGCTCTCGATCGAGGCGAGCGGCGTCGTCCTCGATTGA